A stretch of the Takifugu flavidus isolate HTHZ2018 chromosome 1, ASM371156v2, whole genome shotgun sequence genome encodes the following:
- the LOC130517502 gene encoding microfibril-associated glycoprotein 4-like isoform X1, translating to MKGSLVLLFLMAPTLASGQPNPEPADCSEVTDVSDVTDNVSEVTDIVSGMYPIFPAGHGSEIPVFCDMETDNGGWTVITSRMDGELNFYRPWDHYKVGFGMPTSEYWIGLDNIYYLTSSKQYELRVVLEDFEGKSVFARYGSFAVGDESSGYQLTVGDFTDGGAGDAMTYHNQMKFTTLDRDNDLLDKENCARKYLGAFWYNKCHTANPNGVYRWGADGTLFAVGVSWYPWKGHDYSLKSFIMMIRPVQ from the exons ATGAAG GGATcactcgtcctcctcttcctcatggcCCCAACACTGGCCAGTGGTCAACCAAATCCCGAGCCTGCAGACTGCAGTGAGGTCACTGACGTCAGTGACGTCACTGACAATGTCAGTGAGGTCACTGACATTGTCAGTGGAATGTACCCCATCTTTCCTGCTGGACACGGGTCTGAGATACCG gTTTTCTGTGACATGGAAACTGATAATGGAGGCTGGACT GTGATCACTAGTAGAATGGATGGAGAGCTCAACTTCTACAGACCCTGGGACCATTACAAGGTTGGTTTCGGTATGCCTACTTCAGAGTACTGGATCG GTCTCGACAACATCTACTACTTGACGAGTAGTAAACAATATGAGCTTCGAGTGGTGTTGGAGGACTTTGAAGGCAAATCTGTGTTTGCTCGCTATGGTTCCTTCGCTGTTGGTGATGAGAGTTCTGGATATCAACTGACTGTTGGAGACTTTACTGATGGAGGAGCAG GAGACGCAATGACTTATCACAACCAAATGAAGTTCACCACCTTGGACAGAGACAACGACCTTTTAGACAAGGAAAACTGTGCCAGGAAATACCTGGGAGCCTTCTGGTACAATAAATGTCACACTGCAAACCCCAATGGGGTGTATCGCTGGGGCGCCGATGGTACTCTTTTCGCTGTTGGGGTCAGCTGGTATCCTTGGAAGGGTCATGACTACTCACTGAAGTCATTCATCATGATGATCCGTCCTGTCCAGTAG
- the LOC130517679 gene encoding microfibril-associated glycoprotein 4-like, whose amino-acid sequence MKGSLVLLFLMAPTLASGQPNPEPADCSEITERFSGTYPIYPAGHGSEISVFCDMETDNGGWTMITSRIYGELNFYRPWDHYKVGFGTPASEYWIGLDNIYYLTSSKQYELRVVLEDFEGKTVYAHYGSFAVGDESSGYQLTVGDFTDGGAGDAMTYHNQMKFTTLDRDNDLLDKENCARKYLGAFWYNKCHTANPNGVYRWGADGTLFAVGVSWQPWKGQDYSLKSFIMMIRPVQ is encoded by the exons ATGAAG GGATcactcgtcctcctcttcctcatggcCCCAACACTGGCCAGTGGTCAACCAAATCCCGAGCCTGCAGACTGCAGTGAGATCACTGAGCGTTTCAGTGGAACGTACCCCATCTATCCTGCTGGACACGGGTCTGAGATATCG gttttctgTGACATGGAAACTGATAATGGAGGCTGGACT ATGATCACTAGTAGAATCTATGGAGAGCTCAACTTCTACAGACCCTGGGACCATTACAAGGTTGGTTTCGGTACGCCTGCTTCAGAGTACTGGATCG GTCTCGACAACATCTACTACTTGACGAGTAGTAAACAATATGAGCTTCGAGTGGTGTTGGAGGACTTTGAAGGCAAAACTGTGTATGCTCACTATGGTTCCTTCGCTGTTGGTGATGAGAGTTCTGGATATCAACTGACTGTTGGAGACTTTACTGATGGAGGAGCAG GAGACGCAATGACTTATCACAACCAAATGAAGTTCACCACCTTGGACAGAGACAACGACCTTTTAGACAAGGAAAACTGTGCCAGGAAATACCTGGGAGCCTTCTGGTACAATAAATGTCACACTGCAAACCCCAATGGGGTGTATCGCTGGGGCGCCGATGGTACTCTTTTCGCTGTTGGGGTCAGCTGGCAGCCTTGGAAGGGTCAAGACTACTCACTGAAGTCATTCATCATGATGATCCGTCCTGTCCAGTAG
- the LOC130518007 gene encoding LOW QUALITY PROTEIN: microfibril-associated glycoprotein 4-like (The sequence of the model RefSeq protein was modified relative to this genomic sequence to represent the inferred CDS: inserted 1 base in 1 codon), which yields MPASEYWIGLDNIYCLTSSKKHELRVVLEDFEGKTVYAYCGSFAVGDESSGYQLTVGNFTDGGAGDALVNHNQMKFTTLDRDNDLLDKENCARKYLGAFWYNKCHTANPNGVYRWGADGTLXGVSWQPWKGHDYSLKSFIMMIRPVQ from the exons ATGCCTGCTTCAGAGTACTGGATCG GTCTCGACAACATCTACTGCTTGACAAGTAGTAAAAAGCACGAGCTTCGAGTGGTGTTGGAGGACTTTGAAGGCAAAACTGTGTATGCTTACTGTGGTTCCTTCGCTGTTGGTGATGAGAGTTCTGGATATCAACTGACTGTTGGAAACTTTACTGATGGAGGAGCAG GAGATGCACTGGTTAATCACAACCAAATGAAGTTCACCACCTTGGACAGAGACAACGACCTTTTAGACAAGGAAAACTGTGCCAGGAAATACCTGGGAGCCTTCTGGTACAATAAATGTCACACTGCAAACCCCAATGGGGTGTATCGCTGGGGTGCCGATGGTACTC TTGGGGTCAGCTGGCAGCCTTGGAAGGGTCATGACTACTCACTGAAGTCATTCATCATGATGATCCGTCCTGTCCAGTAG
- the LOC130517502 gene encoding microfibril-associated glycoprotein 4-like isoform X2, giving the protein MKGSLVLLFLMAPTLASGQPNPEPADCSEVTDIVSGMYPIFPAGHGSEIPVFCDMETDNGGWTVITSRMDGELNFYRPWDHYKVGFGMPTSEYWIGLDNIYYLTSSKQYELRVVLEDFEGKSVFARYGSFAVGDESSGYQLTVGDFTDGGAGDAMTYHNQMKFTTLDRDNDLLDKENCARKYLGAFWYNKCHTANPNGVYRWGADGTLFAVGVSWYPWKGHDYSLKSFIMMIRPVQ; this is encoded by the exons ATGAAG GGATcactcgtcctcctcttcctcatggcCCCAACACTGGCCAGTGGTCAACCAAATCCCGAGCCTGCAGACTGCAGTGAG GTCACTGACATTGTCAGTGGAATGTACCCCATCTTTCCTGCTGGACACGGGTCTGAGATACCG gTTTTCTGTGACATGGAAACTGATAATGGAGGCTGGACT GTGATCACTAGTAGAATGGATGGAGAGCTCAACTTCTACAGACCCTGGGACCATTACAAGGTTGGTTTCGGTATGCCTACTTCAGAGTACTGGATCG GTCTCGACAACATCTACTACTTGACGAGTAGTAAACAATATGAGCTTCGAGTGGTGTTGGAGGACTTTGAAGGCAAATCTGTGTTTGCTCGCTATGGTTCCTTCGCTGTTGGTGATGAGAGTTCTGGATATCAACTGACTGTTGGAGACTTTACTGATGGAGGAGCAG GAGACGCAATGACTTATCACAACCAAATGAAGTTCACCACCTTGGACAGAGACAACGACCTTTTAGACAAGGAAAACTGTGCCAGGAAATACCTGGGAGCCTTCTGGTACAATAAATGTCACACTGCAAACCCCAATGGGGTGTATCGCTGGGGCGCCGATGGTACTCTTTTCGCTGTTGGGGTCAGCTGGTATCCTTGGAAGGGTCATGACTACTCACTGAAGTCATTCATCATGATGATCCGTCCTGTCCAGTAG